In Cicer arietinum cultivar CDC Frontier isolate Library 1 chromosome 1, Cicar.CDCFrontier_v2.0, whole genome shotgun sequence, one DNA window encodes the following:
- the LOC101505057 gene encoding probable protein phosphatase 2C 12 translates to MSTKSEHQTVPLSVFLKRELMIEKIEKPEIVHGQAFQSKKGEDFTLLKTECQRMMGDGVYTYSVFGLFDGHSGSAAAIYSKENLLNNVLSAIPPDLNRDEWLAALPRALVAGFVKTDKDFQQKGQKSGTTVTFVIIEGWVVTVASVGDSRCVLESSEGGIYYLSADHRLETNEEERVRITSSGGEVGRLNTGGGAEVGPLRCWPGGLCLSRSIGDMDIGEFVVPVPYVKQVKLSTGGGRLVICSDGVWDALPAEVALDCCRGMSAESAAPLIVKEALQAKGLRDDTTCIVVDILPQEKPPAPVPHQKKPAVKGMLKAMFRKKTSESSYIDKEYLEPDVVVELYEEGSAMLSERLDTKYPLCNMFKLFICAVCQVEIKPGEGISVHEGASNPRKLRPWDGPFLCFSCREKKEAMEGKRSLDRLSSGSDE, encoded by the exons ATGTCTACTAAGAGTGAACACCAAACGGTTCCTCTTTCGGTTTTTTTGAAACGTGAATTGATGATTGAGAAAATTGAGAAACCTGAGATTGTTCATGGTCAAGCTTTTCAAAGCAAGAAAGGAGAGGATTTCACCTTGCTAAAGACCGAGTGCCAGAGGATGATGGGTGATGGGGTCTATACTTATTCCGTTTTTGGG CTATTTGATGGGCACAGTGGATCTGCTGCTGCTATTTATTCTAAGGAGAATCTTCTGAACAATGTTTTAAGTGCAATTCCTCCAGATCTTAACAGAGATGAGTGGTTAGCAGCGTTGCCTAGAGCTTTGGTTGCAGGCTTTGTAAAAACTGATAAAGATTTTCAACAGAAAG GACAAAAATCAGGAACAACTGTTACCTTTGTCATTATCGAAGGATGGGTTGTAACAGTTGCATCAGTTGGCGATTCCCGTTGCGTACTAGAATCTTCTGAAGGTGGGATTTATTACTTGTCAGCAGATCATCGGCTAGAAACAAATGAAGAGGA GAGGGTTCGTATCACTTCTAGTGGGGGCGAGGTTGGCCGTTTAAATACAGGGGGAGGAGCAGAG GTTGGTCCTTTGAGATGTTGGCCTGGTGGCTTGTGCCTTTCACGATCTATCGGAGATATGGATATTGGTGAATTTGTTGTCCCTGTACCATATGTAAAACAAGTGAAG CTGTCCACTGGTGGAGGTCGGCTTGTTATCTGCAGTGATGGTGTTTGGGATGCTTTACCTGCAGAAGTGGCCCTTGATTGTTGCCGTGGCATGTCAGCGGAGTCTGCTGCACCACTGATTGTAAAA GAAGCTTTACAAGCAAAGGGGCTTAGAGATGATACAACCTGTATCGTTGTTGATATATTACCTCAGGAGAAGCCACCTGCTCCTGTGCCACATCAAAAGAAGCCAGCAGTAAAAGGAATGCTCAAGGCAATGTTTCGTAAAAAGACTTCTGAATCATCTTATATTGACAAAGAATACTTGGAGCCAGATGTAGTAGTGGAGCTGTATGAGGAAGGCTCTGCTATGCTCTCAGAGAG GTTGGATACAAAATATCCACTCTGCAACATGTTCAAGTTGTTCATATGTGCAGTATGTCAAGTAGAAATAAAACCCGGAGAGGGTATTTCAGTACACGAGGGTGCATCCAACCCTCGAAAATTGCGCCCTTGGGATGGACCTTTCCTTTGCTTTAGTTGCCGGGAGAAGAAAGAAGCCATGGAAGGGAAAAGATCTCTAG atagactTAGCAGCGGAAGTGACGAATGA
- the LOC101504733 gene encoding origin of replication complex subunit 2: MGDNGNWEEEEEEEDELEFSRNYFLAKELASSVKKSKHKLTDIDVVDEQELREAAMNIQPKHENEIALLLDSYIAMYPEWLLSLRCGFALLMYGFGSKKALIEDFASQTLTEYSVVVINGYLQTINLKQVVIAVAELLCDQVKAKRRVSSRQQPFNTQSMEDLLTFLYEVEVEDNDCFVCVVIHNIDGPGLRDSETQQYLARLASCTHIRIVASIDHVNAPLFWDKNMAHTQFNWCWYHVPTFSPYKVEGMFYPLILAHGSASQSVKTAAIVLQSLTPNAQSVFKVLAEYQLSHPEEGMPINDLYSVCRERFLVSSQVTLNSHLTEFKDHELVKTKRHSDGQDCLHIPLTTEALQKVLLEIS; encoded by the exons ATGGGTGACAATGGCAATTGggaagaggaggaggaagaaGAGGACGAATTGGAATTCTCCAGAAATTATTTTCTAGCAAAGGAACTTGCATCCTCGGTAAAGAAATCAAAACACAAACTCACCGACATCGATGTTGTTGATGAACAG GAACTCAGGGAAGCTGCAATGAACATTCAACCCAAGCATGAAAACGAGATTGCCCTCTTATTGGATTCCTATATAGCTATGTACCCTGAATGGCTTCTCTCGCTTag ATGTGGCTTCGCTCTTCTAATGTATGGCTTTGGTTCTAAGAAAGCTTTGATTGAAGACTTTGCTTCACAGACACTCACTGAATACTCTGTAGTTGTCATTAATGGTTATCTTCAGACCATTAACTTAAAACAG gtTGTAATAGCTGTAGCTGAACTTCTATGTGATCAAGTGAAAGCTAAACGAAGGGTTTCCAGCCGACAACAGCCTTTCAATACTCAATCTATGGAAGATCTTCTTACATTTTTATATGAAGTGGAAGTAGAAGACAACGATTGTTTCGTTTGTGTAGTTATTCACAATATTGATGGACCAGGATTAAGGGACTCTGAAACCCAACAATATCTCGCTCGACTGGCTTCTTGTACCCATATTCGTATTGTCGCCTCTATTGACCATGTTAATGCTCCCCTGT TTTGGGACAAGAATATGGCTCACACACAGTTCAATTGGTGTTGGTATCATGTTCCTACATTTTCCCCATATAAGGTTGAAGGCATGTTTTATCCTCTGATTCTTGCACATGGCAGTGCCAGCCAAAGTGTCAAAACAGCTGCCATAGTTTTGCAAAGTTTGACACCTAATGCCCAGAGTGTATTCAAAGTTCTTGCTGAATATCAACTTTCTCATCCTGAAGAAG GAATGCCAATCAACGATCTCTACTCAGTCTGTCGTGAACGTTTCCTTGTCAGCAGCCAGGTTACCCTGAATTCCCATTTGACAGAATTTAAAGACCACGAGCTGGTCAAGACCAAGAGGCATTCGGACGGTCAAGATTGCTTGCACATCCCTCTGACAACAGAAGCACTTCAAAAAGTTCTACTTGAGATTAGTTAG